One part of the Chryseobacterium sp. 7 genome encodes these proteins:
- a CDS encoding START-like domain-containing protein — MAKHKVHYEFPMHCLSEILYEYLATAEGLSEWFADEVTEKGDDFFFSWGGGPAEKATLIRYKPEGFVRFRWEEDEGTKNFFEMTITIDDITEDLALNITDFCEEGDEEENAMYWENLIENLRIKLGAA, encoded by the coding sequence ATGGCGAAACATAAAGTCCATTACGAATTTCCAATGCACTGTTTATCAGAGATTTTGTACGAATATCTGGCGACTGCAGAGGGATTGTCTGAATGGTTTGCGGATGAGGTAACAGAGAAAGGCGATGATTTCTTTTTTAGCTGGGGCGGAGGACCTGCTGAGAAGGCCACTTTGATCAGATATAAGCCTGAGGGTTTCGTACGTTTCAGATGGGAAGAAGATGAAGGAACAAAAAATTTCTTTGAAATGACAATCACAATTGATGATATTACAGAAGATCTTGCTTTAAATATTACAGATTTCTGTGAAGAAGGTGATGAAGAGGAAAATGCAATGTATTGGGAAAATCTTATTGAGAACCTGAGAATAAAATTGGGTGCGGCGTAA
- a CDS encoding N-acetylmuramoyl-L-alanine amidase has product MKGITLLALSIFSTAFLSFTPVNKKYIVIDAGHGGNDFGATHGEILEKNIALSVAKEIRKINESQDKYEVILTRDSDSYPTLSERTNQINKLNPEMVISLHVNSSPEKERDDNGFEVYVQNSDVSKELAGKIYKKFNARKISESNLHILRETKAPAVLVELGFINNSENRNYITSEKGQKEIAQKFVEIINEY; this is encoded by the coding sequence ATGAAAGGTATTACATTACTGGCTTTATCAATATTTTCTACCGCATTTTTATCATTTACTCCTGTCAACAAAAAATACATTGTCATAGATGCCGGGCATGGCGGAAATGATTTTGGGGCTACCCATGGTGAAATTCTGGAAAAAAATATTGCATTAAGCGTTGCTAAGGAAATCCGGAAGATCAATGAAAGTCAGGACAAATATGAAGTTATTTTAACGAGAGATTCTGACAGTTATCCTACTCTTTCCGAGAGAACCAATCAAATCAACAAACTGAACCCTGAAATGGTGATTTCCCTTCACGTAAACTCTTCTCCTGAAAAAGAGAGGGATGATAACGGATTTGAAGTATATGTTCAGAACTCTGATGTCTCAAAGGAATTGGCTGGAAAAATTTATAAGAAATTCAATGCCCGTAAAATTTCGGAGAGCAATCTTCATATTTTAAGAGAAACTAAGGCTCCTGCTGTATTGGTAGAGCTTGGATTCATCAATAATTCTGAAAACAGGAATTATATCACCAGTGAAAAAGGGCAAAAGGAAATTGCACAGAAATTTGTTGAAATCATCAACGAATACTAA
- a CDS encoding aminotransferase class IV: protein MENQYFTSDELSVKNRAFLWGDAVKVSFFVRNGGLIMDEECYFFLMASMRKMRLNIPLTYTLEFFQTLFQKEIIEGKGVKNGIINFQVFRNNDGVTLAKSSVSYFYEVAEMEDVLAVHQRPLELDLTKEINVNNNLLSNIRVHCPENIYGAIYAQENDLDDVILLNPNKRIARTTVGNLLFLEGDIIKVPKQTEGAYISPLMENFVTFLHKNNLADIQEHEIIAFESQKAEEILMISDEKGIFSVGKIRNKTFESYRFSELVESWKKSFNQ from the coding sequence TTGGAAAATCAATATTTTACATCAGACGAGTTAAGTGTAAAGAACAGAGCCTTTCTTTGGGGAGACGCAGTGAAGGTTTCTTTCTTTGTAAGAAACGGTGGATTGATCATGGACGAAGAATGCTATTTTTTCCTGATGGCTTCCATGAGAAAGATGAGACTGAATATTCCTTTAACTTACACACTGGAGTTTTTTCAGACTCTTTTTCAAAAAGAAATTATTGAAGGGAAAGGAGTAAAGAACGGAATTATCAATTTCCAGGTATTCAGAAATAATGATGGAGTAACATTGGCAAAATCTTCTGTTTCCTATTTTTACGAAGTTGCAGAAATGGAGGATGTGCTGGCAGTTCATCAAAGACCTTTAGAGCTGGATCTGACGAAAGAAATTAACGTGAATAACAACCTTTTGAGTAATATCAGAGTTCACTGTCCGGAAAATATCTACGGAGCGATCTATGCACAGGAAAATGACCTTGATGACGTAATTCTGCTGAATCCTAATAAGAGAATTGCACGTACTACTGTGGGAAATCTTCTTTTTTTGGAAGGTGATATTATTAAAGTACCAAAACAGACTGAAGGAGCTTACATTTCTCCTTTAATGGAAAATTTTGTTACTTTTTTACATAAAAATAATCTGGCAGATATCCAGGAACACGAGATTATTGCATTCGAATCTCAGAAAGCTGAAGAAATTTTAATGATTTCTGACGAGAAGGGTATATTTTCTGTAGGTAAGATAAGAAATAAGACTTTTGAAAGCTACCGTTTCTCAGAATTGGTGGAAAGCTGGAAGAAAAGTTTTAATCAATAA
- a CDS encoding aspartate aminotransferase family protein has translation MHKDFFIYQAQTTKFAAGFEVEKAVGSYIYGTDGKKYLDFVAGVSANTLGHSHPKIVNAIKEQTDKYLHVMVYGEYAQEKPIALCRLLAEATPDPLEVTYLVNSGAEAIDGSLKLAKRYTGREEIVSFKNSYHGNTHGALSVSGNETHKREFRPLLPMVSFIEFNNENDFDKITEKTACVILETIQGAAGFLVPNNDYLIKLKRRCEEVGALLILDEIQPGFGRTGKLFSFEHFGIVPDILVMGKGMGGGVPVGAFMSSREIMESLSHSPKLGHITTFGGNPLIAAASYATLKEVLESGLMNEVEEKEQLFRELLVHPKIKNINGKGLMLAVNLGSPEYTLEVAKKCMERGLVVFWQLYRNEYLRISPPLTLSKDEIREGCQIILDVLNEN, from the coding sequence ATGCATAAAGATTTTTTTATATATCAGGCTCAAACCACAAAATTTGCCGCAGGTTTTGAAGTGGAAAAAGCAGTAGGAAGTTATATTTATGGTACAGACGGAAAGAAATACCTTGACTTTGTAGCAGGAGTTTCAGCCAATACACTGGGACATTCCCATCCTAAAATTGTAAACGCGATCAAAGAGCAGACCGATAAATATCTTCATGTAATGGTTTACGGAGAATATGCACAGGAAAAGCCCATTGCATTATGCAGACTCCTTGCAGAAGCCACTCCGGACCCCCTGGAAGTAACTTATCTTGTTAACAGCGGTGCAGAAGCTATTGACGGAAGTTTGAAACTTGCCAAAAGATATACAGGAAGAGAAGAAATTGTTTCCTTTAAAAATTCTTATCACGGCAATACACATGGAGCTTTAAGTGTTTCGGGAAACGAAACCCACAAAAGAGAATTCCGCCCTTTACTGCCGATGGTTTCTTTCATTGAATTTAATAACGAAAATGACTTCGATAAAATAACAGAAAAAACTGCCTGTGTGATCCTTGAGACCATTCAGGGAGCAGCAGGATTTTTAGTTCCAAATAATGACTATCTGATCAAGCTGAAGAGAAGATGTGAAGAAGTAGGAGCACTTTTGATTTTGGACGAAATACAGCCTGGATTTGGACGAACAGGAAAGTTATTCTCTTTTGAGCACTTTGGAATCGTTCCGGATATCCTTGTGATGGGTAAAGGAATGGGCGGTGGAGTTCCTGTAGGAGCTTTTATGAGCTCCAGAGAAATCATGGAATCCCTTTCACATTCACCAAAACTGGGACACATTACCACTTTTGGAGGAAATCCATTGATTGCTGCAGCAAGTTATGCCACATTAAAAGAAGTGCTGGAAAGCGGCTTAATGAATGAAGTGGAAGAAAAAGAACAGCTCTTCAGAGAACTTTTGGTTCATCCTAAAATTAAAAATATCAACGGTAAAGGTTTAATGCTTGCCGTGAACTTGGGATCACCGGAATATACATTAGAAGTAGCCAAAAAATGTATGGAAAGAGGATTGGTGGTTTTCTGGCAGCTGTACAGAAATGAGTACCTGAGAATCTCCCCACCCCTTACATTATCTAAGGACGAAATAAGAGAAGGATGTCAGATTATTCTTGATGTTCTTAACGAAAATTAA
- a CDS encoding YqgE/AlgH family protein has translation MNHSYKGKILISTPDISGDIFSRSVVLVIEHNESGAFGLILNKKNSQMSSKFKDFFDFKIEVYDGGPVENDKVFFIVKGKRVTEVYTDITDEYYLTEDIERIINAVLSSELDIEHIKIFSGYSGWSPGQLDTEVQRKMWTVVDVYNLDYTLPNDQTLWKSIMQNLGGEFLLWANSPEDISLN, from the coding sequence ATGAATCACTCATACAAAGGTAAAATATTAATCTCGACACCTGACATTTCCGGCGATATTTTTTCACGATCGGTAGTGCTGGTTATTGAACATAATGAAAGTGGTGCATTTGGTTTGATACTGAATAAAAAAAACAGCCAGATGAGCAGCAAGTTCAAAGATTTTTTTGACTTTAAAATTGAGGTCTATGATGGCGGTCCTGTAGAGAACGACAAGGTATTTTTCATTGTAAAAGGTAAAAGAGTTACAGAAGTATACACCGATATTACTGATGAATATTACCTTACTGAAGATATTGAACGTATCATTAATGCTGTTTTAAGCAGTGAACTGGATATTGAACACATAAAAATATTTTCAGGATATTCCGGATGGTCTCCCGGCCAGCTGGATACTGAAGTTCAGAGAAAAATGTGGACTGTAGTAGATGTTTACAATCTGGATTATACCCTTCCCAATGATCAGACGCTCTGGAAGTCTATTATGCAGAATCTTGGGGGTGAATTTCTTCTGTGGGCTAATTCACCTGAAGACATTTCATTGAACTAA